From the Mangifera indica cultivar Alphonso chromosome 10, CATAS_Mindica_2.1, whole genome shotgun sequence genome, one window contains:
- the LOC123227609 gene encoding LOW QUALITY PROTEIN: protein CHROMOSOME TRANSMISSION FIDELITY 7-like (The sequence of the model RefSeq protein was modified relative to this genomic sequence to represent the inferred CDS: inserted 1 base in 1 codon): MQPKINSFFKPSSSSCFSEPKSQDPAPVLEEEDDELAIWEKKQHVFVNTYKRRAKKLDRASFEGGRSEVNEGSSFDTPKEAKLPDLSLKPQLTACGRKLNKKRSYAQFHLELGQSDFFLRTCSTCGIQYAAGNEEDEKDHKTFHQNYTHGVQFKSWRNERLVQMPCVEGGRIVLVLDCDSPAQRNKVQEILKMMEIELGDGWIFHKLCKVYLFISSQRXSGCLIAEPIKEAFKVLSYSVNERTDDTNTKETRSNSTTLQFGKIILQREVIKRIPSVNCSNLLNGNHNGAILCEKESIPAVCGIRAVWVTSSNRRKGIATNLLDAVRRSFCMGFIIEKSKLAFSQPSLAGKALASNYFGAGSFLVYKAEESVKLCRQWTRD, encoded by the exons ATGCAACCCAAAATCAATTCCTTCTTCAagccctcttcttcttcttgtttttctgAGCCAAAATCTCAAGACCCAGCCCCCGTtttggaggaagaagatgatgaattgGCAATTTGGGAGAAGAAACAACATGTATTTGTCAATACTTACAAGCGTAGAGctaaaaaattagatag ggcTTCATTTGAGGGTGGAAGAAGTGAGGTAAATGAAGGGTCAAGTTTTGATACACCAAAGGAGGCTAAATTACCAGATTTGAGTCTGAAACCACAGTTGACAGCATGTGGAAGAAAGCTAAACAAGAAGAGAAGCTATGCACAGTTTCATTTAGAATTAGGTCAATCTGATTTTTTTCTTCGCACATGTTCCACTTGTGGAATCCAGTATGCTGCTGGAAATGAGGAAGATGAGAAGGATCACAAGACATTTCACCAGAATTACACACATGGGGTTCAGTTCAAG AGTTGGCGCAATGAAAGGCTTGTTCAAATGCCTTGTGTTGAAGGGGGGCGCATTGTTTTGGTGCTAGACTGTGACTCTCCTGCTCAGAGAAATAAG GTTCAGGAGATTTTGAAGATGATGGAAATTGAGTTGGGTGATGGATGGATCTTTCATAAGCTCTGCAAG GTGTATCTGTTTATTTCATCTCAGA GTAGCGGTTGTCTAATTGCTGAACCAATAAAAGAAGCATTTAAAGTTCTATCATACTCAGTTAATGAAAGAACTGATGACACTAACACAAAAGAAACAAGATCAAACTCAACCACTCTCCAGTTTGGGAAAATTATATTACAGAGAGAAGTCATAAAAAGAATTCCTTCGGTCAATTGTTCTAATCTGCTAAATGGAAACCACAATGGCGCAATTTTATGTGAAAAGGAATCCATACCTGCTGTTTGTGGCATTAGAGCTGTATGGGTCACTTCCTCTAACAGAAGAAAAGGCATTGCAACTAATCTGCTGGATGCTGTCAG GAGAAGTTTTTGCATGggatttattattgaaaaatctaAGTTAGCATTCTCTCAACCGAGTTTAGCTGGGAAGGCGTTGGCATCAAATTATTTTGGTGCTGGATCTTTCCTGGTATACAAGGCTGAAGAATCA GTGAAATTATGCAGGCAGTGGACAAGAGACTAG
- the LOC123227610 gene encoding syntaxin-121-like: MNDLFSGSFSLFRSESASPDNRHHSVQMSEAPSTGGVNLDKFFEDVESVKDDLKELDRLYTNLQSSHEQSKTLHNAKAVKDLRSRMDADVSSALKKAKLIKVRLEALDRSNAANRSLPECGPGSSSDRTRTSVVNGLRKKLQDSMESFIELREKISGEYRETVQRRYFTVTGENPDEKVLDRLISTGESETFLQKAIQEQGRGRILDTINEIQERHDAVKEMEKNLQELHQVFLDMAVLVQAQGEQLDDIESQVARANSFVRGGTERLQTARKHQKNTRKWTCYAIILLLVIILFVVLFTVKPWEINNNNGSSNNAGTAVQTSPSSPPPPV, from the exons atgAACGATCTGTTTTCAGggtctttttctctctttagaaGCGAGAGTGCGTCGCCTGATAACCGCCACCACTCCGTCCAAATGTCCGAAGCACCGTCAACCGGCGGCGTCAACCTCGACAAGTTCTTTGAGGATGTCGAGTCCGTCAAAGACGACCTGAAAGAGCTCGACCGTCTCTACACCAATCTCCAATCCTCTCACGAACAGAGCAAGACTCTTCACAACGCGAAAGCCGTCAAAGACTTGCGTTCTCGGATGGACGCTGACGTCAGCTCGGCTTTGAAGAAGGCGAAGCTGATCAAGGTCCGTTTAGAGGCCCTGGACCGGTCCAACGCCGCCAACCGGAGCCTTCCAGAATGCGGACCTGGATCGTCGTCGGACCGGACGAGGACGTCGGTGGTCAACGGATTGAGGAAGAAGTTGCAGGACTCGATGGAGAGTTTTATCGAGTTAAGAGAAAAGATTTCCGGCGAGTACAGAGAGACTGTCCAGAGGCGGTACTTTACGGTCACCGGAGAGAATCCTGATGAAAAGGTTCTGGACCGTTTGATCTCAACAG GAGAGAGTGAAACATTCTTGCAAAAGGCAATTCAAGAGCAAGGCAGAGGCAGAATTTTGGACACTATAAATGAAATTCAAGAGAGGCATGACGCTGTGAAAGAGATGGAAAAAAATCTGCAGGAGCTGCACCAGGTGTTCCTGGACATGGCTGTGTTGGTGCAAGCTCAAGGAGAACAATTAGACGACATTGAAAGCCAGGTGGCGAGAGCTAATTCATTTGTTCGTGGCGGTACTGAGCGATTGCAGACGGCAAGAAAACACCAGAAAAATACCAGGAAATGGACTTGTTATGCCATCATCCTTTTGCTGGTAATCATcttatttgttgttttgtttactGTGAAGCCGtgggaaataaataataataacggTAGCAGTAACAATGCCGGGACAGCGGTACAAACTTCACCCTCGTCGCCGCCACCACCTGTTTAA
- the LOC123228303 gene encoding nuclear transcription factor Y subunit A-2-like isoform X1, which produces MAMQTVYLKEHEWNVHNSFGQLSYMPAAPSWSQLGSQLVYGATCGQLKSSSMKTSIEEEVPRLDKGKPTHFTSFPGDCKSSPDGHKHPGANSLQSTLPENHACFEISFGQPMGRIMLPPSLSSADKPIYVNAKQYHAIIRRRKLRAKAVLDNKRTSKRKQYMHYSRHLHAIRRPRGCGGRFLNKKDIKEENGRTEEKKGVEKQPLLPPISQSFEVLKSESGNLSSSKETHCNTSTLSGSEMTSMYSWGDFIRFPFSHPRPSVPSFSGNMDSGHDIVLPNQWFAAADGWDWGFMHQPASLL; this is translated from the exons ATGGCTATGCAAACTGTGTATTTGAAAGAGCATGAATGGAATGTGCATAACTCATTCGGGCAACTTTCATATATGCCAGCAGCACCTTCGTGGAGTCAGTTGGGATCTCAGCTGGTTTATGGGGCAACTTGTGGCCAATTGAAATCCTCTTCCATGAAAACCTCCATTGAAGAGGAAGTTCCAAGGCTTGATAAGGGGAAGCCAACACATTTCACTTCTTTTCCTG GTGATTGCAAAAGTTCCCCAGATGGACACAAGCATCCTGGTGCCAATTCTCTACAATCAACTCTGCCAGAAAATCATGCTTGTTTTGAGATAAGTTTTGGGCAGCCCATG GGCCGGATCATGCTGCCACCAAGCCTGTCAAGTGCTGACAAACCAATATATGTTAATGCTAAGCAGTATCATGCAATCATAAGGCGCCGGAAGTTACGTGCTAAGGCTGTACTTGATAATAAAAGGACTTCCAAACGCAAG CAATATATGCACTATTCACGCCATCTCCATGCCATTCGTCGGCCAAGGGGTTGTGGAGGCCGTTTCTTGaacaaaaaagatataaaagaaGAGAATGGCAGAACAGAGGAGAAGAAAGGTGTTGAGAAACAACCGTTGCTGCCCCCTATTTCTCAGAGTTTTGAAGTCCTAAAATCTGAGAGTGGAAATTTGAGTTCTTCAAAAGAAACACACTGCAACACATCAACTCTTTCAGGCTCAGAGATGACTAGCATGTACTCTTGGGGGGATTTCATTCGCTTTCCATTTAGTCATCCCAGACCATCTGTCCCGTCTTTCTCTGGAAATATGGACAGTGGCCACGACATTGTTTTGCCCAACCAGTGGTTTGCTGCAGCAGATGGCTGGGACTGGGGCTTCATGCACCAACCCGCCTCCTTGCTGTGA
- the LOC123228303 gene encoding nuclear transcription factor Y subunit A-2-like isoform X2, producing the protein MAMQTVYLKEHEWNVHNSFGQLSYMPAAPSWSQLGSQLVYGATCGQLKSSSMKTSIEEEVPRLDKGKPTHFTSFPGDCKSSPDGHKHPGANSLQSTLPENHACFEISFGQPMYHAIIRRRKLRAKAVLDNKRTSKRKQYMHYSRHLHAIRRPRGCGGRFLNKKDIKEENGRTEEKKGVEKQPLLPPISQSFEVLKSESGNLSSSKETHCNTSTLSGSEMTSMYSWGDFIRFPFSHPRPSVPSFSGNMDSGHDIVLPNQWFAAADGWDWGFMHQPASLL; encoded by the exons ATGGCTATGCAAACTGTGTATTTGAAAGAGCATGAATGGAATGTGCATAACTCATTCGGGCAACTTTCATATATGCCAGCAGCACCTTCGTGGAGTCAGTTGGGATCTCAGCTGGTTTATGGGGCAACTTGTGGCCAATTGAAATCCTCTTCCATGAAAACCTCCATTGAAGAGGAAGTTCCAAGGCTTGATAAGGGGAAGCCAACACATTTCACTTCTTTTCCTG GTGATTGCAAAAGTTCCCCAGATGGACACAAGCATCCTGGTGCCAATTCTCTACAATCAACTCTGCCAGAAAATCATGCTTGTTTTGAGATAAGTTTTGGGCAGCCCATG TATCATGCAATCATAAGGCGCCGGAAGTTACGTGCTAAGGCTGTACTTGATAATAAAAGGACTTCCAAACGCAAG CAATATATGCACTATTCACGCCATCTCCATGCCATTCGTCGGCCAAGGGGTTGTGGAGGCCGTTTCTTGaacaaaaaagatataaaagaaGAGAATGGCAGAACAGAGGAGAAGAAAGGTGTTGAGAAACAACCGTTGCTGCCCCCTATTTCTCAGAGTTTTGAAGTCCTAAAATCTGAGAGTGGAAATTTGAGTTCTTCAAAAGAAACACACTGCAACACATCAACTCTTTCAGGCTCAGAGATGACTAGCATGTACTCTTGGGGGGATTTCATTCGCTTTCCATTTAGTCATCCCAGACCATCTGTCCCGTCTTTCTCTGGAAATATGGACAGTGGCCACGACATTGTTTTGCCCAACCAGTGGTTTGCTGCAGCAGATGGCTGGGACTGGGGCTTCATGCACCAACCCGCCTCCTTGCTGTGA
- the LOC123227611 gene encoding putative deoxyribonuclease TATDN1, whose translation MASVRMIDIAVNFTDGMFKGMYHGKQCHVSDIATVLNRAWSAGVDRIVVTGGSLEESKEALAIAETDGRLFCTVGVHPTRCKEFEESGDPEKYFQALLSLAKKGIEKGKVVAIGECGLDYDRLHFCPAETQRKYFEKQFELAYATKLPMFLHMRAAAEDFCEILERNKDSFSAGVTHSFTDNAEDRDKLLSFSNMYIGINGCSLKTTENLDVVRGIPVERMMIETDSPYCEIKNTHAGITYVKSTWPSKKKEKYDPECIVKGRNEPCLVRQVLEVVAGCKGINDIDQLSRTLYQSTCRVFFPQDLDSAADALLAGPHNVQ comes from the exons ATGGCGAGTGTACGGATGATAG ATATAGCAGTTAACTTTACAG ATGGCATGTTCAAAGGAATGTATCACGGCAAGCAGTGCCACGTGTCCGATATCGCCACCGTTTTGAACCGGGCATGGAGCGCCGGTGTTGATCGAATTGTT GTGACTGGTGGGTCTCTGGAGGAATCAAAAGAAGCTCTAGCCATTGCTGAAACTGATG GAAGGCTTTTTTGTACAGTTGGTGTCCACCCCACAAGATGCAAG GAATTTGAAGAGAGTGGAGATCCTGAAAAGTATTTTCAGGCTTTGTTGTCATTGGCCAAGAAGGGAATTGAGAAGGGAAAG GTAGTGGCCATTGGTGAATGCGGATTGGACTATGACAGGCTTCACTTTTGCCCAGCAGAAACTCAAAGGAA GTATTTTGAGAAGCAGTTTGAATTAGCGTATGCAACAAAGCTGCCAATGTTCTTGCATATGCGTGCTGCTGCTGAAgatttttgtgaaattttagaGCGAAATAAGGACAG TTTCAGTGCTGGAGTTACCCATTCATTTACAGATAATGCAGAAGATCGTGATAAGCTTCTTTCATTCAGTAATATGTATATAG GTATAAATGGTTGCTCACTAAAGACAACTGAGAATCTTGATGTTGTAAGGGGCATACCTGTTGAAAGAATGATGATTGAGACAGATTCTCCATATTGTGAAATAAAAAACACTCATGCTGGGATTACTTATGTAAAGTCTACATGGCcttcaaagaagaaagaaaagtatgATCCAGAGTGCATAGTAAAAGGCCGCAATGAACCTTGCCTAGTTCG GCAAGTTCTTGAAGTTGTGGCTGGGTGCAAAGGTATCAATGACATAGATCAACTAAGTAGGACCTTATACCAGAGCACCTGCAG GGTCTTTTTTCCTCAAGACTTGGATTCTGCCGCAGATGCTCTTCTTGCTGGTCCACATAATGTTCAGTGA